The DNA region CTAGTGTGCCCAACTGGAATCAATCGTGTGGCCAAAATGGCATACCAAATCACAGCCGGGACTTACAAATATTTCTTAGCAAAACTAGTGTAGGATCCAGGTGTATTCCACGGGTACCCTAGATAGCAAATTCTACGCATCATCAAGTCTAAGTCGAGGTTTGCTGCCCATGCCATATAAACCGAATCATCCACAACCGGTGTTACAAGAAACCTATTAATTTCTATAGAACTATAATCTACCAACTTCCCTCTCACAAATGCTTTTATCATCGCACCGCTCTGCAtcattagcataaaattctcgcACTACCGGTGCTACCGCGGCTTGCGGTTGGGCACAAAATTTTACCCATTCTctatttgaaatttgatttAGAATGAAGATTTTTTGCACAAGGTGAAAACCACGCTCACGAATCAGAGCTCGATGTATTTTTGCATGTTCATAGAGTTCTTTAGCGGCATTATTCACAAACAAATGAGAATTGCGAGATGAGGACAAAGAAGCATCATGACTTACCCGAGCTTTGTTCGGCGGCATTGTTGatgatttgtgaagaaaaagaatCCTGGATTAGGAGGTGTGTTGTCGGAATAATGACTCGCCGGAAATCGGGAAGGGAAGCGTCAGAGAAGCTTGTACTCGGGGTTACTCGTTCAAGACCAAAACTGAAAGAGAATGGGGGGATTCAACGTTGCCGGAACTCAGTGGCGGTTGTATAATTCAGTGGCGGCCGGAAATTTGTAGTGGTGGTCGGAAAAACGCAGCGGTGGCAGGATAACTCATTCCTTGGTGCTAGGCGACGATGGTGACAAGAAATTTGACCTGAAAATGGCATAAAACGGGTTAGTTGAGTGAGATTAAGAGAAGAGGCGGCGGAAATTTGAGAGGAAAAAGGGTAGGGTTCGAATGGGGAAGAAGAAAAAGAGTCttcgattttaaaattttcgtgacccgcccgggcggacaaaAATTTCTGCCCCGGCGGATGGCTTGCGGCTTTCATTTTAAAAAGGGGCGTGCCCAGGCGGATATTAATATGCGCCCGTGCGGAAGCTGCACGACTTTAAAACCAAAAACTTTTCACCATGTTCGCTCGGGCGGACCAAAGTGTTGGCCCTGGCGGACCTCGTGCACTGCTTTtatttctttttcatttttatttaaagtaaaataaaggaactaaaataataaaatcgacATAAGTACAAGATAAGGGGAAGAGAAGTAGTTCttaatttatagtcgagagcttgaATGTAGGTCAGTTTTAGTTTGGATTGTCTTGGAACCGGGTGATTCCAATTTGTGGCTCAATTgtgccacccatgtagtgcttcagtcgCTGGTCATTGACCGTAATTGTCTCATCCTTTCTATCTTGCAGTTCTACAGCTCCCGATGGGTAAACTTTAGGAATCACGAATGGACCAGACCATCGTGACTTCAATTTTCCGGGAAACAGTCGCAACCGGGAGTTGTAGAGTATGAAATTTTCTCGATGATTCGCTTGTCATGAGCCCTCTTTGTCTTCTCCTTGTTTGATAATGGGAGATCATATGCCAGATTCCGGATTTCTTCCAATTGATCCAATTGAAGCAAACgtcgttcacctgcatcagtaaagttaaagTTTAGTGCTTTTGTTGCTGAGTATGCCCTATACTCTAACTCTACAGATAAATGATATGCTTTACCAAACAGTAGGCTATATGGTGcagtgcctataggtgttttaaaagcagtcctatatgccctaagagcatcatctaacctTACAGACCAGTCTTTCCGACTGACACCTATCACTTTTTCCAAAATCCGCTTGATCTCTCGGTTAGACACTTCCACTTTACCACTCGACTAGGGGTGATATGGGATAGAGATCTTTTGCGTgacaccatatttgctcaaaagtttttcaaatagtttgttgcaaaaatggatgccaccatcactaatgattgctcgtggtgCTCCAAatctattaaaaatatttttctttaaaaatttcagaaccacttgagcatcattagtggcatatgcttctgcctctacccacttagacacataatCAATCGCaagcaaaatatattttttcgtgaAAGAACTGGGTAACGGTCCCATGAAGTCTatcccccacacatcaaaaacctcacactcaatGATATTGTTTAATGgcatttcatgacggttagagATGTTACCTATCCGCTGGCATTTATCACAGGCAAGCACATAAGAACGAGCATCTTTAAATAGAGTTGGATAAtagaagccacattcaagtaccttagatgccgtccttgttggtccaaaatgaccacctacctaACGGTCATCGCAATGGTCGAGAATTTGACCAAACTCTTCCTTTGCAACACACCTTCTTATCATAGAACTtgcacaaatcttaaacaaaaatggttcctcccaaaaataatgcTTCACttcagaaaaaaatttatttcattggTGAAACGATAGATTGGGTGGTGGTGTGCCAGTGATAAGAAAGTTAGCAAAGTTTACATACCAAGGACAATGTTGTTAGAGTAGaagcccgtcgagccaagtgttggccgagggttcatgtttaaactctatgtataaaaaagctttattttaataatatttgaaattattgttttggcatatctttatctgtatacctatgCTAGTTGCGTAGATAAAATCCtttaatatacaaatagtagaaagaatatgagatgctcatatgatgagtgtcatgaaactcatatttgcaatactgtatattctaaacagttcctagtcgattcagccgccgctaagaagaatataggccgctcgagttagtgactagtatctgcgatgtgagtaccatgtttcattggtagaagacattgtgatgtccgaacatgcagataggtgctccttgtagaatgcactgaacaaccctccataaaggattttccaagtggttctcaattatcgagtggaaatgtcCTAGTTTATAGTTTTACACCATtaatccttatgacccgggacaacattgagactctatgtgctagcattgcactttgacttgtttaccgactctttaggggtcatcaggtggcaaggttgggtgttgtcgaaacatataggagtcgatccattgtagtcggggattcaccgcttaccttcgggtatggatatcttatgtgatctcatgtgtatgtagtttgaaatatctgatcagagtatggtgataattaagaaaggggtttcttagattacaccatcgatgcaactacgacatgacacatagtatcgatttattgacaactctcgatataccaatggttgtcgaattggtcgagatatatgagttgaagggaccgtactatacgctaaccataattgaatggttcttgcaggcactatcatttgatacctagggaatcatgtaagcgatgtttataggcatttaacatgattggttgggtactatcagacttgagttctgacgttcttattatcaaggagttgataagtaagaatggagcaattggggtatgctcatataaggacatgtttagtcccgaatcacattgtgatgtgaacccacggctagttgtatcattgaaccattgagggtcacacaagtgctaaccttttagatcccgttgagaagtaaaatagttcaatgtgttgaacgacttataaagaagtttataatcgtaaataaaatagaagtatgacttctataaggagaaagtaatttttaatttatggaagtattcctaaattaaaagttggtcaaacagataatgtatttgaaaattgtggttttcataaacattattatgaactaaattaaattaattcaagtgttgaattaattaaacactagtaggcctagtagagtccaaataattaaattaattgaagtgttgaattaattaaacaacattgggccttgtagagcccaattagaaatagttattaaactagtgggcttgagtaaaatcaagtaaagtttaaatggtctcaaatatgtttgagaaatttaaataaaagtcaatgggccttgtaattgttacaagcccaagttaAAATGCATGCTtagaaggtgaagggttggagacaacttttgagttaatggcatggcatgcacatgtaactttttgcttttgttttttgcacaaccaagacaactcatcctcccttcATTCCAAAAAtaccttggccgaaattttaagTGACTTTCTCTCCAATTTTCTTTCTTCCATTGTTGAGGAAACCATattcttctcaatgaaaaatactttaatttttctagtgcaaaactagagtggttctactttgttagtagtggacctaattttgaaggaaggagtccaaGAACAAGGAGGCTTGTTGATTGGGTCATACattcaagagcttagttgtttgacaactaagttagagccatcatcaatctcaagagattgataggtaatttctcaaaacacactatgtatgacatattttgttTTCGTATTTGTTACACACTTagtgggtgctcggttttcatGTTCTTGTTgtaacaaattttgaaacttttgtTGCGCAACCGGGCatcgtaaccgatcccctttcaaatgTTTCACCTCAAATAGCTGCTCATCAGGAAACCAGTCACTAATGGCATGATCTACACAGTCATTACTAATCAGCTCCAATCTAGACAAGTGATCTGCTACCACATTCTCAACACCCTTCTTATCCTTTatttctaaatcaaattcttgtaacaataaaatccacttAAGTAGAcgtggctttgcatctttcTTAGCAAGTAAATATTTCAGTGCAGAGTGGTTTGTGTATACAGTGACCTTGGACAAAACAAgatatgaatgaaatttgtcaAGCGCGAAGTAGTTCCTTGTCAGTGGTTTCATAATTCAATTGAGCCTCATCTAAGGTTTTACTTGCTCAgtaaattgtatgaaataccttTCTTTTCCACTGGCCAAGAACATCACCAACCACAGTATCACTGGCATCGCACATGACCTCGAAAGGTAGATCCCAATCCAGTGCCACCAAAACAGGAGCCATCACCAAGCTCTCCTTTAAATCCTCGTATGCCTGCAGACAGTTGGAATTAAAATCAAACGgcacatctttcataagtaaagaagatagaggtttggcaattttagaaaaatctttaacaaAACGTCGATAAAAACCGACgtggcctagaaaacttctaactccctttatGGATGCCGGATGTGGTAAGTTCTTGATAACTTCTACTTTTTCCTTATCCACCTCTATTCCATGCTCTGATATTTTGTGCCCTAATACTATGCCTTCTTGTACCATAAAACaacatttttcccaattcagCACCAAGTTCGTCTCTTCACATCTCATCAATACCACCTTCAAATTCTGCAAACAGTCATCAAAAGAAGAGCCAAATATcgagaagtcatccataaatatttcaaggaaAGTTTCTATCAAGTCATGAAATATCGCGGTCATACATCGTTGAAACGTGGAAAGGGCATTACACAAATGAAAAGGCATCCGTCTAAAAGCAAAGGtgccataaggacaagtgaaagtggttttctcttggtcctcatgCACAATCATGATTTGGTTATACCCTGAATACTCATCCAAAAAGCAGTAAAACTCATGACCCGCTAACctctcaagcatttgatcaatgaaGGGAAGTGAAAAGTGATCTTTACGGGTGgcatcatttaatttcctataatcGATGCACACATGCCATCCCGTAACTGTCCTAGTGGGtattaattcattttgttcatttgtgaTAACAGTAATCCATCCTTTTTCCACACACATTGAACAGGGCTCACCCATGCACTATCAgatataggatagataatacctgcatcaaGGAGTTTTATAGTTTCCgcttttactacctcttgcatctttggattcaaTCTTCTCTGAGGTTGCACAAGAGGTGAGTACTCGTCTTCCATCAATATCTTGTGCATGCAGACTGATGGATTGATCCCCCTGATATCCGCCACCTTCCATGCAAATTCACTCTTGTGCGCTTCAAAAACTTTCAGCAGTTTGTCCTCCATCACATCTGTCAAATAAGAAGAAATAATCACAGGAAGTTTATTATTCTCACCTAGATAGACGTATTTCAGATGTGGAGGTAATGGCTTGAGCtcaagagttggtggctcctCTATGCTTGACTTCTGAGGGGTCAAGTCTCTCCGATCCCCTAAGTCCTCTAATCTCATCCTTATTGACCTCTTCCATGTATGGTTGGCATTAAGGTATGCCACTATTTCAGCTTTCTCTTCATCCAATTCGTCTTCTCTCAATTCAGTAGCAAGAGTGGCTGTTAAAAGGTCCTTAATAGCATCCTACACATAGTTACACATAAGAGAGTCAAaagcatcaattctaaaacaaaTATCAGaatgcagtgtgtgcttaagtgcATTAAAGACATCAAAAGTAATATCATCTTcccccactctcaatctcaacttcccttcctGCACATCAATTAGGGGcttgccagttgcaaggaacggCCTCCCCAATATCAACGGCATTTCCATGTTCTCCTGCATGTCGAGCACCACAAAATATGccggaaaaataaatttgtccacTTTCACTAGCACATCCTCAATAACTCCTCGTCgatacttgacagatctgtTTGCTAGCTGTAAAGACGTTCTCCTTGGCTTTGGTTCTCCCAACCCAGGTTTTCTAAAACCAGACAAAGGCATGAGGTTAATACTTGCACCAAGATAACATAAGGCTTTATGAAAAACAgcatcaccaatcatg from Primulina tabacum isolate GXHZ01 chromosome 14, ASM2559414v2, whole genome shotgun sequence includes:
- the LOC142523873 gene encoding uncharacterized protein LOC142523873, encoding MITSSEPGTLQSNIETNPKNQAKAIELKSGKILESREKEKNQLPDAQAETSKGKSSNSTPAPNAPSKIVIPTPFPAALKKAKLDAQFGKFLEDILENKRKLEDHMMVNLTENCSSLVQNKIPPKRKDPGSFSIPCMIGDAVFHKALCYLGASINLMPLSGFRKPGLGEPKPRRTSLQLANRSVKYRRGVIEDVLVKVDKFIFPAYFVVLDMQENMEMPLILGRPFLATGKPLIDVQEGKLRLRVGEDDITFDDAIKDLLTATLATELREDELDEEKAEIVAYLNANHTWKRSIRMRLEDLGDRRDLTPQKSSIEEPPTLELKPLPPHLKYVYLDVMEDKLLKVFEAHKSEFAWKVADIRGINPSVCMHKILMEDEYSPLVQPQRRLNPKMQEVVKAETIKLLDAGIIYPISDSAWNLKVVLMRCEETNLVLNWEKCCFMVQEGIVLGHKISEHGIEVDKEKVEVIKNLPHPASIKGAYEDLKESLVMAPVLVALDWDLPFEVMCDASDTVVGDVLGQWKRKVTVYTNHSALKYLLAKKDAKPRLLKWILLLQEFDLEIKDKKGVENVVADHLSRLELISNDCVDHAISDWFPDEQLFEVNDVCFNWINWKKSGIWHMISHYQTRRRQRGLMTSESSRKFHTLQLPVATVSRKIEVTMVWSIRDS